The window GAGGAGCCGACCGGCGACTCCGAGGACGTCATCGACTGGCTGAAGTTCACCGAGAACCGGACCGAACGCCGCGAGGAGGCCCGCCGCCGCGCCCGCGGCCGGATACTCGCCCTGCTCGTCGTCCTCGCCGTGTTCGCCGCCGGCGGCGTCGGCTACCTCTGGTACGCCGGCAAGCTGCCCGGCCTGTCCTCCTCCGACGGGAAGACCGGCACGGCCACGCCCACCGCCGCCCAGAAACGCGACGTGATCGTCGTCCACCTGCACAACACCGGCAAGCGCGGCACCTCCACGGTCCTGCTCGTGGACAACACCACCACGAAACGGGGCACCACCGTCCTGCTGCCCAACTCCCTCGCGCTGAGCGGCGACGACGGCTCCACCACCACCCTGGCCAAGTCGGTCGACGCCGACGGCTCCTCCGGCACCCGCGACCAGCTCGACACCGTCCTCGGCACCGACATCCAGGGCAGCTGGCGCCTCGACACCCCGTACCTGCAGAACCTCGTCGACCTGGTCGGGAACATCGAGATCGACACCGACACCGACGTGCCCGACCCGGACGCCAAGAAGAAGGGCGGCGAGCCCCTGGTGCACAAGGGCTCCGACCAGACCCTCAGCGGCAAGATGGCCGTCGCCTACGCCACCCACCGCGGCGCCGGCGAGTCCCAGACCGCCCAGCTGGAGCGGTTCGGCCAGGTCATGCAGGGCGTCCTGCGCAAGATGTCCTCCGAGCCCTCCTCGGCCACCGTGACCGTGCAGACCCTCGCCCAGATCCTCGACCCGCCGCTCACCGACAAGGACCTCGGCACCTTCCTGGCCAGGCTCGCCGACCTCGCCAAGAGCGGCGACTACCGGACCGCCCTGCTGCCCGTGCAGCCGGACGGCACGCTGAGCGCCCGGACCAGCGGCAGCGTGGTCAAGGGCATCCTCGGCGGCACCGCGAAGAGCCCCGGCGCGGGGTCCGCGGTCCGGGTCTCCGTCCAGAACGCCACCGGCGTGAAGGACGACAGCGGCAAGGCGCGCGTGGCGCTCCTGAACGGCGGCTTCACCTTCCTGGAGGGCGGCACCGCCGACGGCACCCGGCCCGTCTCGAAGGTGACCTACGCGGACGCCTCCCACAAGGCCGACGCCACCGAGGTCGCCAAGACGCTGGGCCTGCCCGCGGGCTCCGTGGCCAAGGGAACCGTCTCCTCCGGGGCCGACGTCTCGGTCGTCCTCGGGGCCGACTACGCCCCCGCCGCCTCCTGACGGCGGCCCGGGCACCCCGCGCCGCCGTAATCGCGTGGGGTGCCCAGGGCGGTCCGTGAGACCCTTGAGGTCTAACGACCGCCGACGGAAAGCCACGTAGTGACCGCCACCGACCGTTCCCTTGAGCTCATCCACACCGCCGCGCAGGCGGCGGCCGACAAGCTCGCCCATGACGTCATCGCCTACGACGTGAGCGACGTGCTGTCGATCACGGACGCCTTCCTGCTGGCCTCCGCGCCCAACGACCGCCAGGTCAGGGCCATCGTCGACGAGATCGAGGAGCGCCTCCAGAAGGAGCTCGGCGCCAAGCCGGTCCGCCGCGAGGGCGACCGCGAGTCCCGCTGGATCCTGCTCGACTACGTCGACATCGTCGTCCACGTCCAGCACAGCGAGGAGCGCGTCTTCTACGCCCTGGAGCGGCTCTGGAAGGACTGCCCCGAGCTGGACCTGCCCGCCGACGCCGCGGCCACCCGCGGCAAGGCCGAGGAGCACGCCAAGCTCCAGGCCGCCGAGGGCGACCAGGAGCCGGGCGGGGAGTGGTGATGAGCGCCACCGGTGAGGTGACCGACCGCAAGGGCCGCGGCCGCCGCGTCATCCTGTGGCGGCACGGCCAGACCTCGTG of the Streptomyces sp. 1222.5 genome contains:
- a CDS encoding LytR C-terminal domain-containing protein, producing the protein MNDRYDAGEAGHGAGPYELVGYDEYGQPVYRQVPAQQTPQTAYDPYAQQQGYGYDPYATGQQPPASSYGPDHGAGRQQAAYDPYGTPAGYDPYGTGSHGTAPYDPYGQTASSGPQPRVAEQTAHIPQQAGPAEDTHSPVGADHRAGTDEPDYRTEQFAFVEEPTGDSEDVIDWLKFTENRTERREEARRRARGRILALLVVLAVFAAGGVGYLWYAGKLPGLSSSDGKTGTATPTAAQKRDVIVVHLHNTGKRGTSTVLLVDNTTTKRGTTVLLPNSLALSGDDGSTTTLAKSVDADGSSGTRDQLDTVLGTDIQGSWRLDTPYLQNLVDLVGNIEIDTDTDVPDPDAKKKGGEPLVHKGSDQTLSGKMAVAYATHRGAGESQTAQLERFGQVMQGVLRKMSSEPSSATVTVQTLAQILDPPLTDKDLGTFLARLADLAKSGDYRTALLPVQPDGTLSARTSGSVVKGILGGTAKSPGAGSAVRVSVQNATGVKDDSGKARVALLNGGFTFLEGGTADGTRPVSKVTYADASHKADATEVAKTLGLPAGSVAKGTVSSGADVSVVLGADYAPAAS
- the rsfS gene encoding ribosome silencing factor, translating into MTATDRSLELIHTAAQAAADKLAHDVIAYDVSDVLSITDAFLLASAPNDRQVRAIVDEIEERLQKELGAKPVRREGDRESRWILLDYVDIVVHVQHSEERVFYALERLWKDCPELDLPADAAATRGKAEEHAKLQAAEGDQEPGGEW